Part of the Odocoileus virginianus isolate 20LAN1187 ecotype Illinois chromosome 16, Ovbor_1.2, whole genome shotgun sequence genome is shown below.
TACTCGGTTTCCCAGCCTGAGTACTATGGCCTACTCTGAAAACGCTTGCACGGAGGAGGTGGCGCCTGCTGAGACCTTTTCCCTGAAGAGTCGGGGCGGTTCGGCGCGGCCCCCAGCATGCCTTTTCTCCGCAGAACCGCCTTGGCCAGGTCCCGGTGCTTCTCTGGAAGTCAAAGGGCCCAGATCAGCGGGGTCATCCCTACTCCGCCGTGTCTCCCAAACGCCAGGAGCCCGCTCTCCGAACAGATTTTCGGGTGCGGGAGCGGGCTGCAGTTGCCCCTCCGGGGTCGCCCCAGCGGCGCTCCGGAGCCAGCCCGGGAACGCGGCAGCCCGCCCAAGCAGGGACCCCTCATCGGGCCGCACTCACGCAGCTTGGCCTGAATGGAAGGCGCGCGCGCAACCATGTACGGGCCCCGCTTCTCCACGGCCGCCGGGATCCGCTCCCCCAACCGGGGGGCTCCAATGCCGCTTCGCCCGGAGGGCAGCCCCGCAGCTCCCGTCCCGCTGGGCCGGGGTCCCGGGATAGAGCGCGCAGCATGCCCGTCGGGATCCGCGGTCGCCATCGCCCGGCCACGCCCCGCGGAGTCGCGAAGCCCCGCCTTCTGGCTAACCAGCCGCCAGACGGGAGGGAGGCGGTCC
Proteins encoded:
- the FAM219B gene encoding protein FAM219B isoform X2, translated to MATADPDGHAARSIPGPRPSGTGAAGLPSGRSGIGAPRLGERIPAAVEKRGPYMVARAPSIQAKLQKHRDLAKAVLRRKGMLGAAPNRPDSSGKRSVKFNKGYTALSQSPDENLVSLDSDSDGELESRYSSGYSSAEVNQDVSRQLLQDGYHLDEIPDDEDLDLIPPKPMTSTCCWCCLGASSSCTLQ
- the FAM219B gene encoding protein FAM219B isoform X1 — protein: MATADPDGHAARSIPGPRPSGTGAAGLPSGRSGIGAPRLGERIPAAVEKRGPYMVARAPSIQAKLQKHRDLAKAVLRRKGMLGAAPNRPDSSGKRSVKFNKGYTALSQSPDENLVSLDSDSDGELESRYSSGYSSAEQVNQDVSRQLLQDGYHLDEIPDDEDLDLIPPKPMTSTCCWCCLGASSSCTLQ
- the FAM219B gene encoding protein FAM219B isoform X3 gives rise to the protein MATADPDGHAARSIPGPRPSGTGAAGLPSGRSGIGAPRLGERIPAAVEKRGPYMVARAPSIQAKLQKHRDLAKAVLRRKGMLGAAPNRPDSSGKRSVKFNKGYTALSQSPDENLVSLDSDRAAASEHCPFRDGLLRGLIGDLAALGCEVPTLSSCPIMSALLVTVTLSLLEPRRSH